From the Lysinibacillus fusiformis genome, the window CAATTTTTTCTTCTGTAATCGCTGGTAAAATTGGCTGTTTTACATTGCTATCTGTCACTTTTTCAGCTTGGTATTTTGCTTTTAATTCAAAATACTTATCTAATGACCGTCTAGCAATGACATTATTTTGATAGTAGTGTGGAGCTAAATTTGTATTAACCCATGGGATAACAACTGCATAGGCAATTTCAGGATTTTCATATGGTGCAAAACCAACATGTGTTAAGTTAATCGTGTTTGTACCGTAGTGCTCACGTAATGGACCATAATAAACTACCTCTGCTGTCCCTGTTTTCCCTGCAGCTGAATAGGGAGCATCCGCAAATTGAGCTCGTGCTGTACCTTGATTACCCGTGTATACACGACGTAATCCTTGTTTTACATAATCGATCTCTTCTCTAGGATTATCAATTTGATTCAAAATAGTTGGTCCTATTTCTGTCACTAATTGGCCTAATTGTTTGCCATCTTGAGATGGATCACGAACCTGTTTCACAACATGTGGCTGAATACGATAGCCACCATTGGCAACTGTTGAAATATATTGCGCAAGTTGAAGTGGTGTATACGTATCATACTGACCAATAGCCAAGTCAAGTGTTTTACCACCCATTGTTGGACCTGATGGACCACGCACCCCACTAAATTCATTTGGTAAATCAATGCCTGTTTTCACACCTAATCCAAATTGCGCATAATTATTACGCATTTTTGAGAACGTATCGTCCTTTAAGCGTAATGGCATACCATAACTATAAGGTGTTCCATTAAGCAGCAACGCAATCTTAAACATATAGGAGTTGGAAGAACGTTCTAATGCCAACAGGTCATTCATTGGTACATAGCCATAACGGTTAAAAATAGACGCTTTAGGGTCAGTGCTAGCTAATTTAATAGGCTCATCCCCCATAGAAGTGCCCATGGATATAACGCCTTGATTGTAACCAGTAAGAACGGTCGCTGCTTTAACCGATGAACCTGCTTCATAAGCCGTTGTAAATGATCCATATGCATAGTCAACGACCATATTTTTTCCTGTTTCAGGATCTTTCTCTATTTTTTTACCAACCATCGATAAAATGTCGCCTGTATTTGGATCCATCATGATTAGGAAGGCACGGTCTAATAAATAGGAGCCTGGAAGTGCCTTTAAATTAAGCAATTCTTCTTCCACAATCTTATCCGTTTCCGCCTGTAACTCACTATCCAATGAAAGGATTAAATCTTTACCTGGCTCCCCTTCATAGGTTGTCACGGTGTCGACTACCTGGCCTTTTTTATTGGTAATGTTTTTAACAACGGTTTTTTGACCTTGTAGTAATTCTTCATATTGTGCTTCAATATAACTTTCTCCCACACGGTCATTACGTGAGTAGTCACGTGCTAAATAATAATTAAGCTTTTCTTTCGGTATCCCTTTTGTTGGGACCGTTGTTCGGCCAAGAATAGATAAAGACGATAATTTGACGCGTTTCCAATCTGTTGTTGTATTCACGCCTGGTAATTCTGTTAAACGCTCAGATACACGGGCAAATTCATCCGCTGATACATTTTCACTTTTAATAATTTGAGGAGATAAATTATAGCCAGATACCATCTCACGATAAATCGCTAATACTTCTAAATCTGCCTCTGTTAATTGTAAAAGTTCATCATTCGTTATACGTTCGCGTACCAGTTTATCAATTTCTGCATTGATTTGACTTGTTGTAATATTTTCTTGTGCTCGAATTTTATCCTCTTCTGCCTTCGTGATTTTTTCATAGGCAGCATCATGATTTTGTAGAATCCAGAAATCCTGTTTATCACGCAACGTGACACGCTTCGTTGGCTGTTCAATTAATTGCGCCAGCTTTTTCGCGATATCAAGCATCTCCTCTGTTGTGGTCGTTTGCATTTTCGTATACGTAATGGCATTTTCCGGGTGATTATCCACTAAAATACGTCCGTATCGATCATACATACGTCCCCTCGGCACACTTGTATTGACAGGTACCTCTTCTTTACGCTCTAAATCACGTACATAATCTTCCCCTTTGACGATTTGCATATAGCCAAGTCTAAAAATTAACATTGAAAATACGATAAATATTGCAAAGAAAAGGATATTCATACGAAATGTTAAATTAGAATGATGTTTTGCTTTAACACTCGCCGCGCGATTTTTTCCTGGTGCTTTGCGCATATGCATTCCCCTCCTCATCTTCTGATCATTTCAATACACGATACCTAGTATACCATTCGAAGGTATGACAGAAAAGCACGCACTTATGAATTCTTATGTAAAACATCATTTATTTGACGGTACTTTATGTAGAAAGGTTGCCCTATTTCACGCTCTCTATTTATTTAGGTTCCTCTATCCGTATATTTCTAGATTCTCTCCCTTATTTTTGCTGTTTTATCCAATAAAAAAAGGCTATGCCTCCGTGATTGCTCACTTTAGGCACAGCCGATTATTCATTTTTATTTTGCAGCTTGGAATTTAGCTTCCACTACATCCCAGTTTACTACGTTCCAGAAAGCACCGATGTAATCTGGACGACGGTTTTGGTAGTTTAGGTAGTATGCATGTTCCCATACATCTAAGCCTAAAACTGGTGTTTTACCTTCCATTACTGGAGAGTCTTGGTTTGGAGTAGACGTAACAGCAACTGAGTCACCATCAACGATTAACCAAGCCCAACCTGAACCGAAGCGAGTTGTAGCAGCTTTTGCAAATTCTTCTTTGAAAGCATCGAAAGAACCGAATTTAGCATCGATTGCTTTTGCAACTTCGCCAACTGGTGTATTTGAACCGCCTGGAGCGATTACTTCCCAGAATAATGTATGGTTAGCATGTCCGCCACCGTTGTTGCGTACAGCAGTTTGTTTGTCAGCTGGAAGAGCATCAAGGTTTGCGATTAAGTCGTTAATGTCTTTTTCTGCAAATTCAGTACCTTCTACTGCTGCGTTTAAGTTTGTTACATAAGTATTGTGGTGTTTAGAATGGTGAATTTCCATTGTTTTTGCATCGATATGTGGTTCTAATGCGTCATAAGCGTAAGTTAATTGTGGTAATTCGTAAGCCATTGTTAAGTTCCTCCCTAAAATAAGAAATAATTAGTACATCCTTAGATTATCAAAATTGGTCAAACCATTCAACGAAAAATACTTCAATTTGAAGATTTCAGCCTTTTGACTGAAATACCGATACGTTTACTATCTTACCCTTTCATCCAACACACTAAACCTTAAAAGCGAGGCATTAAATGGCGATAAAAAATACAATAATCATCACAATTTGAATAACGGCCTTTGCAACAGTAGATGTCAAAAAGCCAATTAAAGAACCCACACCACTTTTTACCGCCTCACTAAATGTACGTTTCTCAACGATTAGTTCAGCAATCACAGCCCCTAGAAATGGTCCGATTAAAATCCCTGCCACTGGGATAACAAATGGACCAATCAATAAACCGATGGTGCTGCCCCACATTCCCGCATTGGAACCACCAAACTTTTTAATGCCAAACGCATTTGCCACAGTATCTGCCCCAAATAACAACACGACAAATAGTATTTCAATGACCCAAAACCACCAGCTTAGCTCTGCGAATGAGAAAAATAAGCCATAGAGCAAAAATCCACCGACTAAAAACAGTACACCGGGAATTATCGGATATACTAAACCAATAAATGAAATCATAAAGCAGGCAATCACTAAAATCCAGCCAACAACTTCCATAACGTTTCTCTCCTTTAACGTGCATTGCCTTTCATACGGACTAACAAAGTGAAAAGTTTCATTTCATTAATGACGAATGCCTAAAATAGAATCTGCAATGTTGACTGCATGGTCTCCTATACGCTCTAGATTGCTAACGATATCCATATAAACAATTCCTGCCGCTCCACTACATTCATTCGTATTTAATCGTGCAATATGCTTTTGACGCAGTTTATCTTCCATATCATCTATCAAGCTTTCTAGCTCTGTTACTTCTTGAGCTAAACTTAAGCTTGCCGTATCCAATGCTTCTATACTTTTACGTACCGCCTCTATGGCTAAACTAAACATACCAATTAAATCTTGTCGTGCTGATTTACTTAAGCTTACCTCATGATGATCCTTGTATTGTAAAAGCTCTAATATATTTTCAAAGTGATCTCCAATTCGCTCAAAGTCTCTTACATTTGTTAGTAAGCTATGATGTCTCACTGAGTCTGCACGAGAAAGAGGCTGCTTAGACACCATTACTAAATAATCAGTAATTTCATTGTCTAGATGATTAAGGCCGACTTCTAGCTGTAGCACCGTTGGGATATGTTCCGCCTCTCCTGATTTCATATATAAAAAGGTTTCTTCCAACCCACGCAATGCATGTTCACCCATTCGCAATACCTCTTCTTTAGCTTGACCAAGCGCAATGGCAGGAGAGGCATCGATGAATGAAGGATCTAAATGCTTTGTTGTTACATTAATATTGCCATCATGTCCTGGTAGTAACTTCGTAACCAATGCTGCGAGTCCAGCAATAAATGGTAGTTGGATCATCATATTAAACACATTGAATGAGCCATGAGCAATGGCAATTTGCATGCGAGGCTCTAAATGAAATACCCCACTGATCCACTGTACATATTGCATAAACGGTGTAAACAATAACATGAAAATGATCGTTCCAATGACATTAAATAGCACATGAGCCGCTGCTGCGCGCTTAGCGTAAATAGAAGCACCAAGAGAAGCTAAAACAGCTGTAATGGTCGTGCCAATATTTTCACCGAATAAAATTGGTAAAGCACTATTTAAACCAATTAACTGTTCAGCATATAAACCTTGCAGCACCCCAACCGTTGCGGTAGAGCTTTGCACAAGTAAGGTGAAAATGGTTCCTAAAAATATGCCTAATATCGGTTGATTACTTAGGTGAAGCGTTAACGATGCAAAATCTGCAAGCTGATGTAACGCCTGCATACTAGCACTCATCAACTCTAGTCCTAAAAATAAACCGCCAAAGCCAAACAGAATTTGACCAATATGTTGATATGTTGCTTTCTTTAAGAAAAATAAACAGCCTGCACCAATTGCCAATAAAGGGTAAAAATAGAGTCCAATATTAATACCAATAATAAATGCTGTTATGGTAGTACCGATATTTGCCCCCATG encodes:
- a CDS encoding peptidoglycan D,D-transpeptidase FtsI family protein, with the translated sequence MRKAPGKNRAASVKAKHHSNLTFRMNILFFAIFIVFSMLIFRLGYMQIVKGEDYVRDLERKEEVPVNTSVPRGRMYDRYGRILVDNHPENAITYTKMQTTTTEEMLDIAKKLAQLIEQPTKRVTLRDKQDFWILQNHDAAYEKITKAEEDKIRAQENITTSQINAEIDKLVRERITNDELLQLTEADLEVLAIYREMVSGYNLSPQIIKSENVSADEFARVSERLTELPGVNTTTDWKRVKLSSLSILGRTTVPTKGIPKEKLNYYLARDYSRNDRVGESYIEAQYEELLQGQKTVVKNITNKKGQVVDTVTTYEGEPGKDLILSLDSELQAETDKIVEEELLNLKALPGSYLLDRAFLIMMDPNTGDILSMVGKKIEKDPETGKNMVVDYAYGSFTTAYEAGSSVKAATVLTGYNQGVISMGTSMGDEPIKLASTDPKASIFNRYGYVPMNDLLALERSSNSYMFKIALLLNGTPYSYGMPLRLKDDTFSKMRNNYAQFGLGVKTGIDLPNEFSGVRGPSGPTMGGKTLDLAIGQYDTYTPLQLAQYISTVANGGYRIQPHVVKQVRDPSQDGKQLGQLVTEIGPTILNQIDNPREEIDYVKQGLRRVYTGNQGTARAQFADAPYSAAGKTGTAEVVYYGPLREHYGTNTINLTHVGFAPYENPEIAYAVVIPWVNTNLAPHYYQNNVIARRSLDKYFELKAKYQAEKVTDSNVKQPILPAITEEKIGEDEQE
- a CDS encoding superoxide dismutase, with protein sequence MAYELPQLTYAYDALEPHIDAKTMEIHHSKHHNTYVTNLNAAVEGTEFAEKDINDLIANLDALPADKQTAVRNNGGGHANHTLFWEVIAPGGSNTPVGEVAKAIDAKFGSFDAFKEEFAKAATTRFGSGWAWLIVDGDSVAVTSTPNQDSPVMEGKTPVLGLDVWEHAYYLNYQNRRPDYIGAFWNVVNWDVVEAKFQAAK
- a CDS encoding DUF456 domain-containing protein produces the protein MEVVGWILVIACFMISFIGLVYPIIPGVLFLVGGFLLYGLFFSFAELSWWFWVIEILFVVLLFGADTVANAFGIKKFGGSNAGMWGSTIGLLIGPFVIPVAGILIGPFLGAVIAELIVEKRTFSEAVKSGVGSLIGFLTSTVAKAVIQIVMIIVFFIAI
- a CDS encoding Na/Pi cotransporter family protein: MTIDWQSILFQFLGGLGVFLFSIKFMGDGLQKSADDRLREWLNRFTTNPIMGVLVGIFVTICIQSSSATTVITVGLVSAGFLTLRQAIGVIMGANIGTTITAFIIGINIGLYFYPLLAIGAGCLFFLKKATYQHIGQILFGFGGLFLGLELMSASMQALHQLADFASLTLHLSNQPILGIFLGTIFTLLVQSSTATVGVLQGLYAEQLIGLNSALPILFGENIGTTITAVLASLGASIYAKRAAAAHVLFNVIGTIIFMLLFTPFMQYVQWISGVFHLEPRMQIAIAHGSFNVFNMMIQLPFIAGLAALVTKLLPGHDGNINVTTKHLDPSFIDASPAIALGQAKEEVLRMGEHALRGLEETFLYMKSGEAEHIPTVLQLEVGLNHLDNEITDYLVMVSKQPLSRADSVRHHSLLTNVRDFERIGDHFENILELLQYKDHHEVSLSKSARQDLIGMFSLAIEAVRKSIEALDTASLSLAQEVTELESLIDDMEDKLRQKHIARLNTNECSGAAGIVYMDIVSNLERIGDHAVNIADSILGIRH